One genomic segment of Rhizobium gallicum bv. gallicum R602sp includes these proteins:
- the cobW gene encoding cobalamin biosynthesis protein CobW, giving the protein MSQQKIPATVITGFLGAGKTTMIRNLLSNTGGKKIALIINEFGDLGVDGDVLKGCGAENCTEDDIIELTNGCICCTVADDFIPTMTKLLERAQRPDHIVIETSGLALPQPLVAAFNWPDIRSEVTVDGVITVVDSAAVAAGRFADDHDAVDARRADDASLDHESPIEELFEDQLTCADLIVLNKTDLLDGKGLSRVRHEVASRIARKPAMIEARNGEVPASVLLGLGIGTEEDIGNRKSHHELEHEDGTPHDHDEFDSFVVDLGPIDDPAGFAEKLKGVIAEHDVLRLKGFADVAGKQMRLQVQAVGSRIDQYFDRAWAPGEARGTRLVVIGLHEMDQNTVRKAIQALV; this is encoded by the coding sequence ATGAGCCAGCAGAAGATCCCCGCAACCGTCATCACCGGATTCCTCGGCGCCGGCAAGACGACGATGATCCGCAACCTGCTTTCCAACACAGGCGGCAAGAAGATCGCGCTGATCATCAACGAGTTCGGCGATCTCGGCGTCGATGGCGACGTATTGAAGGGCTGCGGCGCGGAAAACTGCACTGAGGACGATATCATCGAATTGACCAATGGCTGCATCTGCTGCACCGTTGCCGACGATTTCATTCCAACGATGACGAAGCTTCTCGAGCGCGCCCAGCGTCCGGATCACATCGTCATCGAAACTTCCGGCCTCGCCCTGCCGCAGCCGCTCGTTGCCGCCTTCAACTGGCCGGATATCCGCAGCGAAGTGACCGTCGATGGTGTCATCACCGTCGTCGACAGTGCGGCCGTCGCGGCCGGCCGTTTTGCCGACGATCACGATGCGGTGGATGCGCGCCGGGCAGACGACGCCTCGCTCGATCATGAAAGCCCGATCGAAGAACTCTTCGAGGACCAACTGACCTGCGCCGACCTCATCGTGCTCAACAAGACCGATCTCCTTGACGGCAAAGGGCTCAGCCGCGTGCGCCACGAAGTAGCCTCCCGCATCGCCCGCAAGCCGGCGATGATCGAGGCGAGGAACGGCGAGGTTCCGGCAAGCGTGCTGCTTGGCCTCGGCATCGGGACCGAAGAGGACATCGGCAACCGCAAGTCTCATCACGAGCTGGAGCATGAGGACGGCACGCCGCACGATCACGACGAGTTCGACAGCTTCGTGGTCGACCTTGGCCCGATCGACGATCCGGCAGGCTTCGCCGAGAAGCTTAAAGGCGTGATTGCCGAGCACGATGTTCTGCGCCTGAAGGGCTTTGCCGATGTCGCGGGCAAGCAGATGCGGTTGCAGGTCCAGGCCGTTGGCAGCCGTATCGACCAGTATTTCGACCGCGCCTGGGCGCCGGGCGAAGCGCGCGGCACACGGCTTGTGGTGATCGGATTGCACGAGATGGATCAGAACACCGTCCGCAAGGCCATCCAGGCACTCGTCTAA
- the cobU gene encoding bifunctional adenosylcobinamide kinase/adenosylcobinamide-phosphate guanylyltransferase has protein sequence MTHPTCGTAFVLGGARSGKSRFAEQLVADSGLERHYVATGRAWDEEMRQRIESHKTDRGPQWTTHEEPLELVARLSIIDRGGRAILVDCLTLWVTNLIMEERDMAAEFAALAAWLPKARARLVIVSNEVGLGIVPENRMARDFRDHAGRLHQMIAAEAADVYFIAAGLPLKMKG, from the coding sequence ATGACTCATCCCACATGCGGCACTGCCTTCGTCCTCGGCGGCGCGCGTTCCGGCAAATCCCGTTTTGCTGAGCAGCTTGTTGCCGATAGCGGCCTTGAGCGCCACTACGTCGCGACGGGCCGGGCCTGGGACGAGGAGATGCGTCAGCGGATCGAGAGCCACAAAACCGATCGCGGCCCACAATGGACGACGCATGAGGAGCCGCTGGAGCTCGTCGCCCGTCTTTCCATTATCGACCGCGGGGGCCGGGCGATCCTCGTCGATTGTCTGACGCTCTGGGTCACCAATCTGATCATGGAGGAGCGCGATATGGCAGCGGAATTCGCAGCACTTGCGGCTTGGTTGCCGAAGGCAAGAGCGCGGCTCGTCATCGTTTCCAATGAAGTCGGCCTAGGCATCGTGCCGGAAAACCGCATGGCCCGGGATTTCCGCGACCATGCCGGACGGCTGCACCAGATGATAGCGGCGGAAGCCGCGGACGTGTATTTCATCGCGGCCGGATTGCCGCTGAAAATGAAGGGTTGA
- a CDS encoding chloride channel protein — translation MLTKLNFPRLYRLYRLLDAGRLRALARRSEMGMVFAGIAVGVTSGLAVTGMSLLSRELHRLIFGISDIERLSSSQTNDKFLLLMAPVCGGMLLGLLFFILARTRKKPMVDPIEANALHGGRLSLTDSIIVAVQNLVSNGFGASVGLEAGYVQLAAGIASKLGLKLQLRRADLRVLVGCGAAGAIAAAFNAPLTGAFYAFELIIGTYTIVSLTPVVVSALVSTLVARLLAGSDFMIDVGAFGTVVPADYIPALLLGAFCAGVGILIMQGVAFIEELARKSSVPTPLRPALGGIVVGLLAMITPQVLSAGHGALHLNLGRDVAVPVLVGLLLLKSFASAISIGSGFRGGLFFASLFMGALLGKLFAYCAPYFAHATLTPVIYAVVGMSSLAVAVIGGPLTMTFLALEITGDFPITALVLAAVITSSLVVRNTFGYSFATWRFHLRGESIRSAHDVGWIRNLTVDKLMRSDVKTAKVSITIDDFKKAFPIGSRQRVILVDDSDKYAGIVLVPEIYASPVDTDDEGKDLKDFIRYRNDFLQPQMNAKQAAAIFDKTESEALAVLNNLIERRVVGQLSESYTLRRYSEELDRRRREVSGEI, via the coding sequence ATGCTCACGAAATTGAATTTCCCGCGCCTCTACCGGCTCTACCGCCTGCTCGACGCCGGGCGGCTTCGTGCGCTTGCCCGCCGCAGTGAAATGGGCATGGTCTTCGCCGGGATCGCCGTCGGCGTGACGTCGGGCCTGGCTGTCACCGGCATGAGCCTCCTCTCACGCGAGCTGCATCGCTTGATCTTCGGCATCAGCGACATCGAACGGCTGAGTTCATCGCAGACAAACGACAAATTCCTGCTTCTGATGGCGCCCGTCTGCGGCGGGATGCTGCTCGGCCTTCTGTTTTTCATTCTCGCGCGAACCCGCAAGAAGCCCATGGTCGATCCCATCGAAGCGAACGCTTTGCATGGCGGACGGCTGTCGCTGACGGATAGCATCATCGTCGCCGTCCAGAATCTGGTTTCAAACGGCTTCGGCGCCTCCGTCGGCCTCGAGGCCGGCTATGTCCAGCTCGCGGCGGGTATCGCCTCCAAGCTCGGACTGAAGCTGCAGCTCCGCCGTGCAGATCTGCGCGTCCTTGTCGGCTGCGGCGCCGCCGGTGCGATCGCCGCGGCCTTCAACGCACCATTGACGGGCGCCTTCTATGCATTCGAGCTGATCATCGGCACCTACACGATCGTGTCGCTGACGCCGGTCGTCGTTTCCGCGCTCGTCTCGACGCTCGTCGCGCGCCTGCTGGCGGGAAGCGATTTCATGATCGATGTCGGTGCCTTCGGCACGGTGGTTCCGGCTGATTATATCCCTGCCCTGTTGCTTGGCGCCTTCTGCGCCGGCGTCGGCATCCTGATCATGCAGGGCGTAGCCTTCATCGAGGAGCTGGCGCGCAAAAGTTCGGTTCCGACGCCGCTTCGCCCGGCGCTCGGCGGCATCGTCGTCGGCCTTCTGGCGATGATTACGCCGCAGGTGCTTTCGGCGGGCCATGGTGCGCTGCATCTGAACCTTGGCCGTGATGTTGCCGTCCCGGTCCTGGTCGGACTTCTCCTGCTGAAATCCTTCGCATCGGCAATCTCCATCGGTTCCGGCTTCAGGGGCGGCCTCTTCTTCGCCTCACTCTTCATGGGCGCGCTGCTCGGCAAGCTTTTCGCCTATTGTGCCCCCTATTTCGCCCATGCGACACTCACGCCCGTAATCTATGCCGTGGTCGGCATGAGTTCGCTCGCCGTTGCGGTCATCGGAGGGCCGCTGACGATGACGTTCCTGGCGCTCGAGATAACCGGGGACTTTCCGATCACCGCGCTGGTACTTGCGGCCGTCATCACCTCGTCGCTCGTCGTGCGCAACACGTTCGGCTACTCCTTCGCGACATGGCGTTTCCATCTTCGTGGCGAAAGCATCCGCAGCGCCCATGATGTCGGCTGGATCCGCAATCTGACGGTCGACAAGCTGATGCGCTCGGACGTGAAAACGGCGAAGGTCAGCATCACGATTGATGATTTCAAGAAGGCCTTCCCGATCGGATCGAGACAGCGCGTCATCCTCGTCGATGACTCCGACAAATATGCCGGCATCGTGCTCGTTCCCGAAATCTACGCGAGCCCGGTCGACACCGACGACGAGGGCAAGGATCTGAAGGATTTCATCCGATACCGGAACGACTTCCTGCAGCCGCAGATGAACGCAAAGCAGGCGGCGGCGATCTTCGACAAGACGGAGAGCGAAGCACTCGCCGTGCTCAACAATCTGATCGAACGCCGCGTCGTCGGCCAGCTCAGCGAAAGCTATACGCTTCGCCGCTACAGTGAAGAGCTCGACCGCAGGCGCCGCGAAGTCTCCGGCGAAATCTAG
- a CDS encoding cobyric acid synthase, which yields MTKSIMLQGTGSDVGKTVLVAGLCRLAANRGLKVKPFKPQNMSNNAAVADDGGEIGRAQWLQSLAARTSSSIHMNPVLLKPQSENGSQIIVQGKVFGQAKARDYQRLKPLLLEHVLQSFAIVSEGADLVIVEGAGSPAEINLRPGDIANMGFATRAKVPVVLVGDIDRGGVIASLAGTHAILSDDDRATISGYIINKFRGDVSLFDDGNAAINRFTGWPCFGVVPWLKAAARLPAEDSVVLERLARGASGALKIAVPVLPRIANFDDLDPLRAEPDVELVFVKQGDRLPGDAALVVLPGSKSTIADLCDLRAAGWDRDLETHIRRGGRVIGICGGYQMLGRTVRDPLGIEGVSTATPGLGFLDVETEMAPEKTVRNSLAVSAEHGVPLAGYQIHLGVTTGPDCARPSAVIDGVADGAVSAGGQIMGTYLHGLFCSDAYRGKLLESFGLSGERRSYRQSVDQALDEVADELETHLDKGWLAGLLG from the coding sequence ATGACCAAGTCGATCATGTTGCAGGGAACCGGCTCGGATGTCGGCAAGACGGTGCTCGTTGCCGGGCTTTGCCGGCTTGCGGCCAATCGCGGCCTCAAGGTGAAGCCTTTCAAGCCTCAGAACATGTCGAACAACGCGGCTGTCGCCGATGACGGCGGGGAGATCGGCCGGGCGCAGTGGCTGCAGTCGCTTGCGGCGCGCACGTCCTCGTCGATACACATGAACCCGGTTCTCCTCAAGCCGCAATCCGAAAACGGCAGTCAGATCATCGTGCAGGGCAAGGTCTTCGGGCAGGCGAAGGCCCGTGACTACCAGAGGTTAAAGCCGCTGCTTCTTGAACATGTCCTGCAGAGTTTTGCGATCGTCTCGGAAGGCGCCGATCTCGTCATCGTTGAGGGTGCGGGATCGCCGGCCGAAATCAACCTGCGTCCCGGCGATATCGCCAATATGGGCTTTGCCACCCGCGCCAAGGTGCCCGTCGTGCTCGTGGGCGATATCGATCGTGGCGGCGTGATCGCCTCTCTTGCCGGCACGCACGCTATCCTTTCGGATGACGACCGGGCGACTATTTCCGGTTATATCATCAACAAGTTCCGCGGCGATGTTTCGCTCTTCGATGACGGCAACGCAGCCATCAATCGCTTCACTGGATGGCCGTGTTTCGGCGTGGTGCCCTGGCTGAAGGCCGCCGCCCGCTTGCCGGCGGAGGACTCCGTCGTACTGGAGCGCCTCGCCAGGGGCGCCTCCGGCGCGTTGAAGATCGCCGTACCGGTTCTGCCGCGCATCGCCAATTTCGACGATCTCGATCCTCTGCGTGCCGAGCCCGATGTCGAGCTCGTCTTCGTGAAGCAGGGAGACCGGTTGCCGGGCGATGCAGCGCTGGTGGTCCTGCCCGGGTCGAAATCGACGATTGCCGACCTCTGTGATCTGCGCGCTGCCGGCTGGGATCGCGATCTGGAGACGCACATCCGGCGTGGCGGGCGCGTCATAGGCATCTGCGGCGGGTATCAGATGCTCGGGCGCACGGTTCGCGATCCGCTCGGCATCGAAGGGGTGAGCACTGCGACACCGGGTCTCGGATTCCTTGATGTCGAGACCGAAATGGCACCGGAAAAGACCGTGCGGAACAGCCTGGCGGTCTCGGCCGAACACGGCGTTCCGCTTGCCGGCTACCAGATCCATCTGGGCGTCACGACCGGGCCGGACTGCGCCAGGCCATCAGCGGTGATCGACGGGGTGGCCGATGGCGCGGTATCTGCTGGCGGCCAGATCATGGGCACCTATCTGCATGGCCTTTTCTGCAGCGATGCCTATCGCGGCAAGCTTCTCGAGAGCTTCGGCCTATCCGGCGAACGGCGGAGCTACCGCCAAAGCGTCGACCAGGCGCTCGACGAGGTCGCGGACGAACTCGAAACCCATCTCGACAAAGGCTGGCTGGCCGGTCTTCTCGGCTAG
- a CDS encoding glycine betaine ABC transporter substrate-binding protein, with protein sequence MKIIPASLFIAVCLVAGGRAAQADCGNVSIAEMSWASAAIAANFDSFILKNGYGCNVSTVAGDTVPTFASMDQKGEPDIAPELWTASVRNQLEAAVRSGRLIQASEILSDGAIEGWWIPKFIADANPDIRSVQDAMKRPDLFPAPKNASKGAVHNCPPGWSCRISTANLFRALNGEKVGFELIDSESPQSLDDSIGAAFDAKVGWLGYYWAPTAILGKYDMTRLSMGVSHDKAEWLACTSVEGCARPQLNAYPVSQAFTVVTKAFADRAGPELAYLRSRTWDNNTINDILAWQDENRESSENAALYFLRNYPELWTRWMPADVAEKVKAAL encoded by the coding sequence ATGAAGATCATCCCGGCTTCGCTGTTTATTGCTGTATGTCTCGTTGCCGGCGGCCGCGCCGCGCAAGCTGATTGCGGTAATGTTTCGATCGCGGAGATGAGTTGGGCCTCGGCGGCGATTGCCGCCAATTTCGACAGCTTCATTCTTAAAAACGGCTATGGATGCAATGTCAGCACCGTGGCCGGCGATACCGTACCCACGTTTGCTTCAATGGATCAGAAGGGCGAGCCCGATATCGCTCCGGAACTCTGGACCGCGTCCGTCAGGAACCAACTCGAGGCGGCAGTAAGGAGCGGGCGCCTGATCCAGGCCTCCGAGATTTTGTCGGATGGCGCAATCGAAGGCTGGTGGATCCCGAAATTCATCGCCGATGCAAATCCCGACATCCGCTCCGTGCAGGATGCCATGAAACGGCCAGACCTCTTCCCCGCGCCGAAAAATGCCTCCAAGGGCGCCGTCCACAATTGCCCGCCGGGCTGGAGCTGCCGGATTTCGACAGCCAATCTCTTCAGAGCCTTGAACGGCGAGAAGGTCGGTTTCGAGCTGATCGACAGCGAAAGCCCGCAAAGCCTGGATGATTCGATCGGCGCAGCCTTCGACGCCAAAGTCGGCTGGCTCGGCTATTACTGGGCACCAACGGCGATCCTCGGCAAATACGACATGACACGTCTCAGTATGGGTGTCAGCCACGATAAGGCGGAATGGCTGGCCTGCACATCGGTCGAAGGCTGCGCGCGTCCGCAGCTGAACGCCTATCCCGTCTCCCAGGCCTTTACCGTCGTCACCAAGGCCTTTGCCGACCGTGCCGGTCCCGAACTCGCCTACTTGCGCTCCCGCACCTGGGACAACAACACCATAAACGACATTCTGGCGTGGCAGGACGAAAACCGGGAAAGCAGCGAGAACGCGGCGCTGTACTTTCTGCGCAACTACCCCGAACTCTGGACACGGTGGATGCCGGCTGACGTCGCGGAAAAGGTGAAGGCCGCTCTTTGA
- a CDS encoding entericidin domain-containing protein, with protein MTITVKIGAALMLLLALSSCGNTIRGVGRDTANAVNATQDAGHSVNRAARR; from the coding sequence ATGACAATAACGGTCAAAATCGGCGCAGCGCTGATGCTGCTTTTGGCGCTTTCTTCCTGCGGCAATACCATCCGTGGCGTGGGCCGTGATACGGCAAACGCCGTCAACGCGACGCAGGATGCCGGCCATTCTGTCAACCGCGCCGCACGCCGCTAA
- a CDS encoding LysR family transcriptional regulator, whose translation MIWCLRSEKLKDATMTMPFRRPIPLLDNDVLRTFVAIAETGNFSTAAEAVFRTPSAVSMQIKKLEEQLGATLFLRDARSVTLTQHGELLLTYARNILALSNEAVSRFIMPELSGVVRLGAPEDIGERLLPSILKSFAESYPGIMVDVTIDMSIGLKKRMEEQRLDLALINCATRPFPTGGEIVFRERLVWAGAKCGTAHRRDPLPISIWEDGCIWRQEALAQLERNKRPYRVAYLSGHTMAQRAAVLSDLAIAPLPRSYVADGMVMLGAQEGLPELGSFDIRLLTASQLSGPMEAVADSIRFAFAEKAKAAAA comes from the coding sequence ATGATATGGTGCTTAAGATCAGAAAAATTGAAAGATGCGACGATGACTATGCCCTTTCGCCGCCCGATCCCCTTGCTCGACAATGATGTTCTGAGAACCTTTGTCGCCATTGCGGAAACGGGTAATTTTTCGACTGCAGCCGAGGCTGTGTTCCGAACGCCGTCGGCGGTTTCCATGCAGATCAAAAAGCTCGAGGAACAGCTCGGCGCGACGCTCTTCCTGCGTGATGCGCGTTCGGTGACGCTGACGCAGCACGGCGAGCTCTTGCTGACCTATGCGCGCAATATCTTGGCGCTGTCCAACGAGGCGGTCTCGCGCTTCATCATGCCGGAACTCAGCGGCGTCGTGCGGCTCGGCGCGCCGGAGGATATCGGCGAGCGGCTGCTGCCAAGTATCCTGAAGAGCTTCGCGGAGAGCTATCCGGGCATCATGGTCGACGTGACGATCGACATGAGCATCGGTCTCAAGAAGCGCATGGAAGAGCAGAGGCTGGATCTGGCGCTGATCAATTGCGCCACGCGGCCGTTTCCGACCGGCGGGGAGATCGTGTTTCGTGAACGCCTTGTCTGGGCAGGCGCCAAATGCGGTACTGCCCACAGGCGCGATCCCCTGCCGATCTCGATCTGGGAGGATGGCTGCATCTGGCGCCAGGAGGCACTGGCGCAGCTTGAACGCAACAAGCGGCCTTACCGCGTCGCCTATCTCAGCGGCCATACGATGGCGCAGCGCGCCGCCGTGCTTTCCGACCTTGCGATCGCGCCGCTGCCGCGCTCCTATGTGGCCGACGGCATGGTGATGCTCGGTGCGCAAGAAGGCCTGCCTGAACTCGGCTCGTTCGACATCCGGCTGCTGACGGCCTCCCAGCTCTCAGGGCCCATGGAGGCGGTCGCCGACAGCATCCGCTTTGCTTTCGCGGAAAAGGCAAAGGCCGCCGCCGCTTGA